A genome region from Populus alba chromosome 5, ASM523922v2, whole genome shotgun sequence includes the following:
- the LOC118062113 gene encoding transcription factor bHLH110 isoform X1, with translation MESANLHHQHQLQDQFVGSSSLTTATPSSYAEAGSAHAWTQTITLNSDNSSPSYNGVILNQRQKNESPISSLNSTMFQDLGFHYWNHNAGNFSSHSAYDLQLSKIKEGLSSSDSFPKFTEMLNSPSSTIEDPHVSSLSYIKDELKDLSLSEKLLLETISSGFPINGHDQFSPRQISSCHHNCSSFGSAIPSRGSFSQIYPSINISNFNQSSSPLISGSFDMNLQALDLLTSTRFSGSFPQPASLDPLDMFKDSLSFGLDSIQQSNQRPSCSPSKISSTNEITEAKRPNNSMMEPKATQAAAPKKSRLDSRSPCPPFKVRKEKLGDRIAALQQLVAPFGKTDTASVLMEAIGYIKFLQNQVETLSVPYMKSSRNKTSRSIQAVSNSGGEESKRDLRSRGLCLVPLSCMSYVAPDGGGGGIWPPPNFGGGT, from the exons ATGGAGTCTGCAAATCTCCATCACCAGCATCAGCTTCAAGACCAGTTTGTTGGGTCTTCTTCTTTAACTACTGCTACCCCATCTAGCTATGCAGAAGCTGGAAGCGCCCATGCTTGGACCCAAACCATCACTTT GAATTCTGACAACTCAAGTCCAAGCTATAATGGAGTAATCTTAAACCAAAGACAGAAAAATGAGAGTCCAATCTCTTCTCTCAATAGCACCATGTTTCAGGACCTAGGCTTTCATTACTGGAACCACAATGCTGGCAACTTCAGTAGCCATTCAGCTTATGACCTACAActttcaaaaatcaaagaagGGCTCTCATCATCAGATTCATTTCCCAAATTTACGGAGATGTTAAATAGCCCTTCAAGTACTATTGAAGATCCACATGTATCTTCATTGAGTTACATTAAAGATGAGCTAAAGGATCTGAGTCTTAGTGAAAAGCTCCTTCTCGAGACTATTTCATCCGGCTTTCCGATCAATGGCCACGATCAGTTTTCACCCCGGCAGATTTCCTCTTGTCATCACAACTGTTCCAGCTTTGGAAGTGCTATACCCAGCAGAGGGAGCTTTAGTCAGATATATCCtagtataaatatttcaaaCTTCAACCAGTCATCTTCACCGCTGATCTCAGGTTCCTTCGACATGAACTTACAGGCCTTGGATCTCTTAACCTCTACTAGATTTAGTGGAAGTTTTCCCCAACCAGCTTCTCTTGATCCTCTAGACATGTTTAAAGACAGTCTTTCTTTTGGTCTCGATAGTATTCAGCAATCAAATCAGAGGCCATCATGTAGCCCAAGTAAA ATATCCTCCACCAATGAAATAACAGAGGCTAAAAGGCCCAACAACAGCATGATGGAGCCAAAGGCAACCCAAGCAGCCGCACCCAAGAAATCGAGACTCGACTCACGCTCTCCCTGCCCTCCTTTTAAG GTTAGAAAAGAGAAATTAGGAGATAGAATTGCAGCTTTGCAGCAGTTGGTTGCACCCTTTGGCAAG ACAGACACAGCATCTGTGCTGATGGAGGCTATCGGATACATCAAGTTCCTTCAAAACCAGGTCGAG ACATTGAGTGTTCCATATATGAAGTCATCCCGCAACAAGACCAGTAGAAGCATTCAAGCG gTATCAAATTCGGGGGGTGAAGAATCAAAGAGGGACCTGAGAAGCCGAGGACTCTGCCTGGTGCCCCTATCTTGCATGTCTTACGTAGCGCCTGATGGTGGGGGTGGAGGCATCTGGCCACCACCTAATTTTGGTGGAGGGACATAA
- the LOC118062113 gene encoding transcription factor bHLH110 isoform X2: MESANLHHQHQLQDQFVGSSSLTTATPSSYAEAGSAHAWTQTITLNSDNSSPSYNGVILNQRQKNESPISSLNSTMFQDLGFHYWNHNAGNFSSHSAYDLQLSKIKEGLSSSDSFPKFTEMLNSPSSTIEDPHVSSLSYIKDELKDLSLSEKLLLETISSGFPINGHDQFSPRQISSCHHNCSSFGSAIPSRGSFSQIYPSINISNFNQSSSPLISGSFDMNLQALDLLTSTRFSGSFPQPASLDPLDMFKDSLSFGLDSIQQSNQRPSCSPSKISSTNEITEAKRPNNSMMEPKATQAAAPKKSRLDSRSPCPPFKVRKEKLGDRIAALQQLVAPFGKTDTASVLMEAIGYIKFLQNQVEVSNSGGEESKRDLRSRGLCLVPLSCMSYVAPDGGGGGIWPPPNFGGGT; this comes from the exons ATGGAGTCTGCAAATCTCCATCACCAGCATCAGCTTCAAGACCAGTTTGTTGGGTCTTCTTCTTTAACTACTGCTACCCCATCTAGCTATGCAGAAGCTGGAAGCGCCCATGCTTGGACCCAAACCATCACTTT GAATTCTGACAACTCAAGTCCAAGCTATAATGGAGTAATCTTAAACCAAAGACAGAAAAATGAGAGTCCAATCTCTTCTCTCAATAGCACCATGTTTCAGGACCTAGGCTTTCATTACTGGAACCACAATGCTGGCAACTTCAGTAGCCATTCAGCTTATGACCTACAActttcaaaaatcaaagaagGGCTCTCATCATCAGATTCATTTCCCAAATTTACGGAGATGTTAAATAGCCCTTCAAGTACTATTGAAGATCCACATGTATCTTCATTGAGTTACATTAAAGATGAGCTAAAGGATCTGAGTCTTAGTGAAAAGCTCCTTCTCGAGACTATTTCATCCGGCTTTCCGATCAATGGCCACGATCAGTTTTCACCCCGGCAGATTTCCTCTTGTCATCACAACTGTTCCAGCTTTGGAAGTGCTATACCCAGCAGAGGGAGCTTTAGTCAGATATATCCtagtataaatatttcaaaCTTCAACCAGTCATCTTCACCGCTGATCTCAGGTTCCTTCGACATGAACTTACAGGCCTTGGATCTCTTAACCTCTACTAGATTTAGTGGAAGTTTTCCCCAACCAGCTTCTCTTGATCCTCTAGACATGTTTAAAGACAGTCTTTCTTTTGGTCTCGATAGTATTCAGCAATCAAATCAGAGGCCATCATGTAGCCCAAGTAAA ATATCCTCCACCAATGAAATAACAGAGGCTAAAAGGCCCAACAACAGCATGATGGAGCCAAAGGCAACCCAAGCAGCCGCACCCAAGAAATCGAGACTCGACTCACGCTCTCCCTGCCCTCCTTTTAAG GTTAGAAAAGAGAAATTAGGAGATAGAATTGCAGCTTTGCAGCAGTTGGTTGCACCCTTTGGCAAG ACAGACACAGCATCTGTGCTGATGGAGGCTATCGGATACATCAAGTTCCTTCAAAACCAGGTCGAG gTATCAAATTCGGGGGGTGAAGAATCAAAGAGGGACCTGAGAAGCCGAGGACTCTGCCTGGTGCCCCTATCTTGCATGTCTTACGTAGCGCCTGATGGTGGGGGTGGAGGCATCTGGCCACCACCTAATTTTGGTGGAGGGACATAA
- the LOC118062115 gene encoding bifunctional nuclease 1 — MGSLQGPVIYPAVRAKQAGTYSFPMIGPLVKGWLVRSELRGFKGLSGCTSKVVLTSRQLKPRRCSVVQCSLSSSSDGNGSTAENFNENHGDYVNSSVVEAVEVKSGSDGFVIKMRDGRHLRCIHNNPQGGHLPDNAPHPAIVLKMEDGTGLLLPIIVLEMPSVLLMAAVRNVQIARPTMYQVVREMVEKMGYEVKLVRVTKRVHEAYFAQLYLTKIGNETECVSFDLRPSDAINIAVRCKVPIQVNKYLAYSDGMRVIESGKPIQSHASNGLLFTELDRPTAQPCLDTKEFDLVRNMLTAAIEERYGDAAQWRDKLGQFRAKRNLKKYT; from the exons ATGGGGTCGCTGCAAGGACCAGTAATTTATCCTGCTGTGCGTGCAAAACAAGCGGGAACTTACAGTTTCCCAATGATTGGTCCTTTGGTGAAGGGTTGGCTTGTTAGAAGTGAATTGCGGGGATTTAAGGGCTTAAGTGGTTGCACATCTAAGGTGGTTCTTACTTCTCGGCAATTAAAACCGCGAAGATGCAGTGTAGTGCAGTGTAGTTTGAGCTCATCATCAGATGGTAATGGGAGCACAGCAGAGAATTTCAATGAAAATCATGGAGATTATGTCAACTCTAGTGTAGTTGAGGCTG TTGAGGTGAAGAGTGGATCGGATGGTTTTGTGATCAAAATGAGGGATGGGAGGCACTTACGATGTATCCATAACAACCCTCAAGGTGGGCATCTACCAGACAACGCTCCGCATCCAGCAATTGTATTGAAGATGGAAGACGGGACTGGTCTTCTTCTCCCAATTATTGTTT TGGAGATGCCAAGTGTGTTGCTCATGGCAGCAGTGCGCAATGTCCAAATT GCAAGGCCAACTATGTATCAAGTGGTGAGGGAGATGGTTGAAAAGATGGGTTACGAA GTCAAACTCGTAAGAGTTACTAAGAGAGTGCATGAAGCATACTTTGCTCAGTTGTACCTCACTAAG ATTGGTAATGAAACAGAATGTGTCAGCTTTGATCTTCGTCCATCAGATGCTATCAATATAGCAGTTAGATGCAAG GTTCCTATTCAAGTCAATAAGTACCTGGCATACAGTGATGGGATGAGAGTCATTGAATCTGGAAAGCCAATTCAGTCCCATGCGTCAAATGGCTTGTTATTCACTGAACTAGATCG GCCCACTGCTCAACCTTGTCTTGATACCAAGGAGTTTGATCTTGTGCGCAACATGTTGACTGCTGCCATTGAGGAGCGTTATGGAGATGCTG